Proteins encoded in a region of the Zea mays cultivar B73 chromosome 4, Zm-B73-REFERENCE-NAM-5.0, whole genome shotgun sequence genome:
- the LOC100275194 gene encoding Probable peroxygenase 5 has protein sequence MEVGRTPRRRASPAAAAAAAAAAVPSLLLFAVLFVGRAAAALGGPGPALYKHASFFDRDGDGVVSFAETYGAFRALGFGLGLSSASAAFINGALGSKCRPQNATSSKLDIYIEDIRRGKHGSDSGSYDAQGRFVPEKFEEIFARHARTVPDALTSDEIDQLLQANREPGDYSGWAGAEAEWKILYSLGKDGDGLLRKDVARSVYDGTLFHRLAPRWKSPDSDMERS, from the exons ATGGAGGTGGGCAGGACTCCGCGGCGACGGGCGTCcccagcggcagcggcggcggcggcggcggcggctgtgcCTTCGCTGCTTCTGTTCGCCGTGCTATTCG TGGGCCGGGCGGCGGCAGCGTTGGGCGGCCCGGGGCCGGCGCTATACAAGCACGCGTCGTTCTTCGACCGCGACGGCGACGGCGTCGTCTCCTTCGCGGAGACGTACGGCG CGTTTCGGGCCCTCGGGTTTGGACTCGGCCTGTCCAGCGCCAGCGCCGCCTTCATCAATGGCGCCCTTGGCAGCAAGTGCAGACCT CAAAACGCGACGTCGTCGAAACTGGACATCTACATAGAGGACATCCGGAGAGGGAAGCACGGGAGCGACTCCGGCTCGTACGACGCCCAAGGAAG GTTCGTTCCGGAGAAGTTCGAGGAGATATTCGCCAGGCACGCGAGGACGGTCCCCGACGCCCTGACCTCGGACGAGATCgaccagctgctccaagcgaacaGAGAGCCCGGGGACTACAGCGGCTG GGCTGGCGCGGAAGCGGAGTGGAAGATCCTGTACAGTCTCGGCAAGGACGGGGACGGCCTCCTCCGCAAGGACGTCGCGAGGAGCGTCTACGACGGGACACTGTTCCACCGGCTCGCGCCCAGATGGAAATCTCCCGACAGCGACATGGAGAGAAGCTGA